A part of Haloarchaeobius sp. HME9146 genomic DNA contains:
- a CDS encoding NAD(P)/FAD-dependent oxidoreductase — MTSLSGTSVVVVGSGFGGLSTACYLADAGADVTVLEKNEQLGGRASVLEKDGFRFDMGPSWYLMPDVFERFFGHFDRTPTDYYGLERLDPHYRIFFKDGDEVDITADKERTKQVFESYEAGAGEALERYLDKSEENYEVGMEHFVYEDRSSLRDFIDLDVARQARGLSLLGSMQDHVEKYFDHPKLQQIMQYTLVFLGGSPNNTPALYNLMSHVDFNLGVWYPENGMGGVVDGIVQMAEELGVEFHVDEPVTAIKGRGGGFLVETAHGNKFPADLVVSDADYAHTEQELLPEEKRQYDAEYWDSRTYAPSAFLMYMGVEGDVDELAHHTLVLPTDWEEHFGQIFDDPEWPENPAYYLCVPSETDDSVAPEGHSNLFVLVPIAPGLDDGEETREWYRDLVLDDIAQNTGVDLRDRLVVEETFSVSEFGERYNSMQGTALGMAHTLRQTALFRPPHRSKKVDGLYFTGSYTTPGIGVPMCLISGDLTADCVLEDHAN; from the coding sequence ATGACTTCCCTCTCTGGAACGTCGGTGGTCGTCGTCGGCTCCGGCTTCGGCGGCCTCTCGACGGCCTGCTATCTCGCTGACGCCGGCGCGGACGTGACGGTCCTCGAGAAGAACGAGCAACTCGGGGGGCGCGCCTCCGTGCTGGAGAAAGACGGGTTCCGCTTCGACATGGGCCCGTCGTGGTACCTGATGCCCGACGTGTTCGAGCGCTTCTTCGGGCACTTCGACCGCACGCCCACGGACTACTACGGCCTCGAACGGCTCGACCCGCACTACCGCATCTTCTTCAAAGACGGTGACGAGGTCGACATCACCGCCGACAAGGAGCGCACCAAACAGGTGTTCGAGTCCTACGAGGCAGGTGCTGGCGAGGCCCTCGAACGCTACCTCGACAAATCAGAGGAGAACTACGAGGTCGGGATGGAGCACTTCGTCTACGAGGACCGCTCCTCGCTCAGGGACTTCATCGACCTCGACGTGGCCCGGCAGGCCCGCGGCCTCTCGCTGCTGGGGTCGATGCAGGACCACGTCGAGAAGTACTTCGACCACCCGAAGCTCCAGCAGATCATGCAGTACACGCTGGTGTTCCTCGGCGGCTCGCCGAACAACACGCCGGCGCTGTACAACCTGATGAGCCACGTCGACTTCAACCTCGGCGTCTGGTACCCCGAGAACGGGATGGGCGGCGTCGTCGACGGCATCGTCCAGATGGCCGAGGAACTGGGCGTGGAGTTCCACGTCGACGAGCCCGTCACGGCCATCAAGGGCCGCGGCGGCGGCTTCCTCGTCGAGACCGCCCACGGGAACAAGTTCCCGGCAGACCTCGTGGTCTCCGACGCCGACTACGCCCACACCGAGCAGGAGCTCCTGCCCGAAGAGAAGCGCCAGTACGACGCCGAATACTGGGACTCGCGCACCTATGCGCCCTCGGCGTTCCTCATGTACATGGGCGTCGAGGGTGACGTGGACGAACTCGCCCACCACACCCTCGTGCTCCCGACCGACTGGGAGGAGCACTTCGGCCAGATATTCGACGACCCCGAGTGGCCCGAGAACCCGGCGTACTACCTCTGTGTCCCCTCGGAGACCGACGATTCCGTGGCCCCCGAGGGCCACAGCAACCTGTTCGTGCTCGTCCCCATCGCGCCCGGCCTGGACGACGGCGAGGAGACCCGCGAGTGGTACCGCGACCTCGTCCTCGACGACATCGCCCAGAACACCGGCGTGGACCTCCGCGACCGCCTCGTGGTCGAGGAGACGTTCTCCGTCTCCGAGTTCGGCGAGCGCTACAACTCGATGCAGGGCACCGCCCTCGGCATGGCCCACACGCTGCGCCAGACCGCACTGTTCCGTCCGCCCCACCGCTCGAAGAAGGTCGATGGCCTGTACTTCACCGGGTCGTACACCACCCCCGGAATCGGCGTCCCGATGTGTCTCATCTCGGGTGACCTGACCGCGGACTGCGTCCTGGAGGACCACGCGAACTGA
- a CDS encoding response regulator transcription factor gives MTCTDSPSSDATEGKTTVLVVDDDEDLAETYALWLGNEYDVWVVDDGEAALERYGPAVDVVLLDRRMPSVSGDEVARELQARDASCPVAIVTAVGPAFDLLDVPFDEYLLKPVDRETVVGTVERLAALADLGDERVREYYALRSTLTVLERLEYRDADANDQLQRLRSRLRRKREAARAGLDEETEAALPIDLLPPSEMEP, from the coding sequence ATGACATGCACGGACTCCCCCAGCAGTGACGCGACCGAGGGGAAGACCACGGTCCTCGTGGTCGACGACGACGAGGACCTCGCCGAGACGTACGCACTCTGGTTGGGCAACGAGTACGACGTCTGGGTCGTGGACGACGGGGAGGCTGCGCTGGAGCGGTACGGACCAGCGGTCGACGTCGTGTTGCTCGACCGGCGGATGCCCTCGGTCTCCGGTGACGAGGTCGCCCGCGAACTGCAGGCACGGGACGCTTCCTGCCCGGTTGCCATCGTCACGGCGGTCGGCCCGGCGTTCGACCTGCTCGACGTCCCCTTCGACGAGTACCTCCTGAAGCCGGTCGACCGCGAAACCGTCGTCGGAACGGTCGAGCGACTGGCCGCGCTCGCCGACCTCGGCGACGAGCGTGTCCGCGAGTACTACGCCCTCCGCTCGACACTGACGGTTCTCGAACGCCTGGAGTACCGGGACGCCGACGCGAACGACCAGCTGCAGCGACTCCGGAGCCGACTCCGGCGCAAGCGCGAGGCCGCCCGGGCCGGTCTCGACGAGGAGACCGAGGCGGCGCTCCCGATCGACCTCCTCCCTCCCTCGGAGATGGAGCCCTGA
- a CDS encoding YkgJ family cysteine cluster protein, producing MSDTRRVEVHPGCEVVVEFDPELTFECVDDCTWCCTHGVLLYEPDFFELAERANLSEATTEFRGHDFVTTEEKDRDEHVDEDGRACYFLRDDGLCSLHLDHDWKPARCSVFPLAVTVEDDGLHVDIRESAHEHCEGLDVSERKVIDNLDAFLPEVLWEIEDPTSDVAL from the coding sequence ATGAGCGATACCCGGCGCGTCGAGGTCCACCCCGGCTGCGAGGTCGTCGTCGAGTTCGACCCCGAGTTGACGTTCGAGTGTGTCGACGACTGCACCTGGTGTTGTACCCACGGCGTGTTGCTGTACGAGCCGGACTTCTTCGAGCTGGCCGAGCGCGCGAACCTCAGCGAGGCGACCACCGAGTTCCGCGGGCACGACTTCGTCACGACCGAGGAGAAGGACCGTGACGAGCATGTCGACGAGGACGGCCGCGCCTGTTACTTCCTGCGCGACGACGGCCTCTGCTCGCTCCACCTCGACCACGACTGGAAGCCCGCCCGCTGCTCGGTGTTCCCGCTCGCGGTGACCGTCGAGGACGACGGGTTACACGTCGACATCCGGGAGTCGGCCCACGAACACTGCGAGGGCCTCGACGTCTCCGAGCGGAAGGTCATCGACAATCTCGACGCCTTCCTGCCGGAGGTGCTGTGGGAGATCGAGGACCCGACCAGTGACGTGGCGCTGTAG
- a CDS encoding ZIP family metal transporter, translating into MMGSTQSLVNKAGRTGASVGLGAVGLLVAFSAGAVYVADSTSALKPVGIAWVAFFAMALAIPLGVRAKDQHAKTLVWGYGLASGAMVVSAAMFLLPQAFGLAQGAANPAVGMKYAGVGVAAGLLTGFGSHTIAHRFGHLDLGFDHTAVELSAHALAAGVIIGIVYGTMPALGIGLGLAIVSHKGPAGYAAARRLAANGKSATVLLLPATGVGLTAIPASFLDLSGDPLVTAAVFGFAAGVFLHVAMDFLPKCEIGGEVYEVAQVSDNAHHLLDHLRYHAVGSTLLGGGIVFVAWLLVG; encoded by the coding sequence ATCATGGGCAGCACGCAGTCTCTCGTTAACAAAGCAGGCCGGACCGGGGCGTCGGTCGGCCTCGGTGCCGTCGGTCTGCTCGTCGCGTTCTCTGCGGGCGCGGTCTACGTCGCGGACTCGACGTCCGCGCTCAAACCGGTCGGAATCGCCTGGGTCGCGTTCTTCGCGATGGCACTCGCCATCCCACTGGGGGTCCGTGCGAAGGACCAGCACGCCAAGACGCTCGTCTGGGGGTACGGCCTCGCCTCCGGGGCGATGGTCGTCAGCGCCGCGATGTTCCTGCTCCCGCAGGCGTTCGGGCTCGCACAGGGTGCTGCGAACCCTGCCGTCGGGATGAAATACGCGGGAGTGGGCGTCGCGGCAGGCCTGCTCACCGGGTTCGGCTCGCACACCATCGCTCATCGCTTCGGGCACCTCGACCTCGGCTTCGACCACACCGCGGTCGAACTCTCCGCGCACGCCCTCGCGGCGGGCGTCATCATCGGTATCGTCTACGGGACGATGCCCGCCCTCGGTATCGGGCTCGGCCTCGCTATCGTCTCGCACAAGGGCCCGGCAGGATATGCTGCGGCCCGGCGACTCGCCGCCAACGGGAAGTCGGCGACCGTCCTCCTCCTGCCCGCGACGGGCGTCGGCCTCACGGCCATCCCGGCCAGTTTCCTCGACCTCTCGGGCGACCCCCTCGTGACTGCGGCCGTCTTCGGCTTCGCCGCCGGCGTGTTCCTCCACGTCGCCATGGACTTCCTGCCGAAGTGTGAGATCGGCGGGGAGGTGTACGAGGTCGCGCAGGTGTCGGACAACGCCCACCACCTGCTCGACCATCTTCGCTACCACGCCGTCGGCAGCACGCTGCTCGGCGGTGGAATCGTCTTCGTCGCGTGGCTGCTGGTCGGATAG
- a CDS encoding prenyltransferase: MTDVATRLAAAVPSEETLPGYLLRLSRPRFWFYLAGPVVVGVTYAATSTAELFAPVAVLLFLYFTFPANVFLYGVNDVFDRDVDEHNPKKEDKEVRYRDSPAVNVLILASGVIGLPFVFVLSQEAGIAMALYYVLAVQYSAPPFRFKTKPLFDSLSNGLYVLPGVVAYATLAGEFPPLLAIAGGWLWTMGMHTFSAIPDIEPDREAGILTTATFLGESRTYGYCGLVWLAAAGAFALVDWRLGLLLGIYPVFVAGIALSDVAVDRAYWWFPFVNTFVGMLLTMGGLWVMLYG, encoded by the coding sequence ATGACCGACGTGGCGACCCGGCTCGCGGCGGCAGTCCCCTCCGAGGAGACGCTTCCGGGCTACCTGCTCCGGCTCTCCCGGCCCAGGTTCTGGTTCTACCTCGCCGGCCCGGTCGTCGTCGGGGTGACCTACGCCGCCACCTCGACTGCCGAGCTGTTCGCCCCCGTCGCCGTCTTGCTGTTCCTCTACTTCACGTTCCCGGCGAACGTCTTCCTCTACGGCGTCAACGACGTGTTCGACCGCGACGTGGACGAGCACAACCCGAAGAAGGAGGACAAGGAGGTCCGGTATCGCGACAGCCCGGCGGTGAACGTCCTGATACTGGCCTCGGGCGTCATCGGGCTCCCGTTCGTGTTCGTCCTGTCGCAGGAGGCCGGCATCGCCATGGCCCTCTACTACGTCCTCGCGGTGCAGTACAGCGCGCCGCCCTTCCGGTTCAAGACGAAGCCCCTGTTCGACTCCCTCTCGAACGGGCTGTACGTCCTCCCCGGCGTGGTCGCCTACGCCACCCTCGCGGGCGAGTTCCCGCCGCTGCTCGCGATTGCAGGCGGCTGGCTCTGGACGATGGGCATGCACACGTTCTCGGCCATCCCGGACATCGAACCCGACCGCGAGGCCGGGATTCTGACCACCGCGACGTTCCTCGGGGAGAGTCGGACCTACGGCTATTGCGGGCTGGTGTGGCTCGCCGCCGCGGGCGCGTTCGCCCTCGTGGACTGGCGACTCGGGCTCCTGCTCGGAATCTACCCGGTGTTCGTCGCAGGTATCGCGCTCTCGGACGTGGCTGTCGACCGGGCCTACTGGTGGTTCCCGTTCGTGAACACCTTCGTGGGTATGCTGCTGACGATGGGCGGCCTGTGGGTGATGCTGTATGGATAG
- a CDS encoding SDR family NAD(P)-dependent oxidoreductase, translated as MNDLTAVVTGASRGIGEAIAREFADRGAHVVLCARGGDDVDAVAGDIQSAGGTATAVRADVRDEYDVERLMETASRVGGGIDVVVANAGVYHGTPGETPIQEESYAGFDDHLRTNVRGVFATLDESIPHLNEGARMLVPTGKIARDAKPGIGSYAVSKAAAEAVVRQFAADTEYVVGCVDPGQVATDLSGPAGRDPAEVAPMFTWAATECPAEDLAGQVVGLREWKSATR; from the coding sequence ATGAACGACCTCACAGCAGTCGTCACCGGCGCGAGTCGCGGCATCGGGGAAGCAATCGCACGCGAGTTCGCGGACCGGGGGGCCCACGTCGTGCTCTGTGCGCGCGGTGGCGACGACGTCGACGCGGTCGCAGGGGACATCCAGTCCGCCGGGGGAACCGCGACCGCGGTCCGGGCCGACGTCCGCGACGAGTACGACGTGGAGCGCCTGATGGAGACGGCCTCGCGGGTCGGCGGCGGCATCGACGTTGTCGTCGCCAACGCCGGTGTCTACCACGGGACGCCCGGTGAGACGCCCATCCAGGAGGAGTCGTACGCGGGTTTCGACGACCACCTCCGGACGAACGTCCGGGGCGTGTTCGCCACCCTCGACGAGTCGATTCCCCATCTCAACGAGGGGGCACGCATGCTCGTGCCGACGGGGAAGATCGCTCGCGACGCCAAGCCCGGCATCGGCTCCTACGCCGTCTCGAAGGCGGCCGCCGAGGCCGTCGTCCGCCAGTTCGCCGCCGACACCGAGTACGTCGTCGGCTGCGTCGACCCCGGGCAGGTCGCGACCGACCTCTCTGGCCCGGCCGGGCGCGACCCGGCAGAGGTGGCCCCGATGTTCACCTGGGCCGCCACCGAGTGTCCGGCGGAGGACCTCGCGGGGCAGGTCGTCGGGTTGCGGGAGTGGAAGTCGGCGACGCGCTGA
- a CDS encoding bacterio-opsin activator domain-containing protein, translating into MSAVSERLDTGEFDCVIADVGAAEIDDPSVLDAIRDEFCDIPFILLADEGEEIPPDVFSEGIVHTVEPDQQVPFRELATYVSATSDLATPDDQDGTADRFGVFAQHSRDAVVTVDDDGIISDVNPAACTLFGYESEELVGEPLSFVIPDRAASDAVLSPSTSGSQPSMQWQTTQLDVQHADGHDVPVLATFGAFADEDGPYYTGIIRDISQRKRLETELESHFERVTDAFFALDTDFDFRYVNEHGAELIDVDPDAVVGDNVWDRFPEAINSTFQQQYEKAMETQESVSFEEYFPPLEAWFSVRAYPSETGLSVYFQDVTERKEREQELARQRTELESIAQLNRVVHGINEALVEAASQQAVERLVCDELVESPQFDYVWLGRAQGPTRGLEPVAAAGDGPTVPAIEDEQITSTNGETLADAAVRTHEVQVVDDVETDDSDPCCGGVRDREFSSAAAIPLVYKDTLFGVLNIYSEEQGAFTEGVVDALSQLRSVVGLAYSATDRRAALIADQTIELELEIQAGESAFFQAVDDADARLELDGAGALDDHTFIEYFTVTRGDVELISERATDTDAVQEVSIVDEDGDETLLTLTIVDPPISTLLADHGGTLRTLEIEGTTARVVAELPQSASIRSIIESFEDLYQRVDMRAKREQQRPERRIAELRSALEDELTDRQREAIETALYAGYFEWPRQSDAEDIAAALGISSPTFHEHLRTAEQKLLTDLFDGNAEYVRDVE; encoded by the coding sequence GTGTCGGCAGTAAGCGAGCGACTCGATACGGGCGAGTTCGACTGCGTCATCGCGGACGTCGGTGCCGCCGAGATCGACGACCCGTCGGTCCTCGATGCGATTCGCGACGAGTTCTGCGACATCCCGTTCATCCTGCTCGCCGACGAGGGCGAGGAGATTCCGCCGGACGTGTTCTCGGAGGGTATCGTCCACACGGTCGAGCCCGACCAGCAGGTCCCGTTCCGCGAACTCGCCACCTACGTCTCGGCGACCAGCGACCTCGCCACGCCGGACGACCAGGACGGGACGGCCGACCGGTTCGGCGTCTTCGCACAGCACTCCCGTGACGCCGTCGTGACCGTCGACGACGACGGCATCATCTCCGACGTGAATCCGGCTGCCTGTACGCTCTTCGGGTACGAGAGCGAGGAACTCGTCGGGGAACCGCTCTCGTTCGTGATTCCGGACAGAGCCGCCTCCGACGCCGTTCTCTCACCGAGCACGAGCGGCTCGCAGCCGTCGATGCAGTGGCAGACCACCCAGCTCGACGTCCAGCACGCTGACGGCCACGATGTCCCCGTGCTCGCGACGTTCGGTGCCTTCGCGGACGAGGACGGCCCCTACTACACCGGCATCATCCGCGACATATCGCAGCGAAAGCGACTCGAGACCGAACTCGAATCGCACTTCGAGCGCGTCACTGACGCCTTCTTCGCGCTCGACACCGACTTCGACTTCCGGTACGTCAACGAGCACGGTGCGGAACTCATCGACGTCGACCCGGACGCGGTGGTCGGTGACAACGTCTGGGACCGCTTCCCGGAGGCGATCAACTCCACGTTCCAGCAGCAGTACGAGAAGGCGATGGAGACCCAGGAGTCCGTCTCCTTCGAGGAGTACTTCCCGCCCCTCGAAGCGTGGTTCTCGGTACGGGCGTACCCCTCCGAGACGGGGCTCTCGGTGTACTTCCAGGACGTCACGGAGCGCAAGGAGCGCGAACAGGAGCTGGCCCGTCAGCGGACCGAACTGGAGAGCATCGCCCAGCTGAACCGGGTCGTCCACGGTATCAACGAGGCGCTGGTCGAAGCGGCCAGCCAGCAGGCGGTCGAGCGACTCGTCTGCGATGAACTGGTCGAATCGCCCCAGTTCGACTACGTCTGGCTGGGACGGGCCCAGGGACCCACCCGCGGGCTGGAACCGGTCGCGGCCGCGGGCGATGGACCCACTGTCCCGGCTATCGAGGACGAGCAGATTACCTCGACAAACGGGGAGACGCTGGCAGACGCGGCGGTCCGAACCCACGAGGTCCAGGTCGTCGACGACGTCGAGACCGACGACAGCGACCCGTGCTGTGGCGGGGTGCGCGACCGCGAGTTCAGTTCGGCCGCGGCGATTCCGCTGGTCTACAAGGACACGCTCTTCGGCGTTCTCAACATCTACAGCGAGGAACAGGGCGCGTTCACGGAGGGCGTCGTCGACGCGCTCTCACAGCTTCGGAGCGTCGTCGGCCTCGCGTACAGTGCGACTGACCGGCGGGCGGCACTCATCGCGGACCAGACCATCGAACTCGAACTGGAGATCCAGGCGGGCGAGTCGGCGTTCTTCCAGGCGGTCGACGACGCCGACGCCCGACTCGAACTCGACGGCGCGGGTGCACTGGACGACCACACCTTCATCGAGTACTTCACCGTGACACGCGGCGACGTCGAGCTCATCTCCGAGCGCGCGACCGACACCGACGCCGTCCAGGAGGTCTCCATCGTCGACGAGGACGGCGACGAGACGCTCCTCACGCTGACCATCGTCGACCCACCTATCTCGACGCTGCTGGCCGACCACGGCGGGACGTTACGCACGCTCGAGATAGAAGGGACGACGGCTCGCGTGGTCGCCGAACTCCCGCAATCGGCCTCGATCCGGTCCATCATCGAGTCGTTCGAGGACCTGTACCAGCGCGTGGACATGCGGGCGAAACGCGAACAGCAACGGCCCGAGCGCCGCATCGCCGAACTCCGGTCGGCACTGGAGGACGAACTCACCGACCGCCAGCGCGAAGCCATCGAGACGGCCCTCTATGCCGGCTACTTCGAGTGGCCGCGCCAGAGCGACGCCGAGGACATCGCAGCCGCACTCGGCATCTCCTCGCCGACCTTCCACGAACACCTCAGAACGGCCGAACAGAAGCTCCTCACCGACCTCTTCGATGGGAACGCCGAATACGTCCGTGACGTAGAATGA